One Cardiocondyla obscurior isolate alpha-2009 linkage group LG02, Cobs3.1, whole genome shotgun sequence genomic window, GATTAGTCGGTCGCATGTAATCATAGTTCATCCAACGGCAGGGAGAGGGGAAACGGCGGGCTACCGATAATTGCTCGTCGCGGCGATGTTGAACTGAGCTTCCCGTCGTGCCTCGCGGAAAGAAAGCTTGAACTTCGTCACGTACGTCGTGTGATGTAACCTCGGGTTCGCGGAAGATCATTTATGTGCGGGCAAAACGATTAGTGGTAGAACAAAGTGGGTTTTGTCGATTTCGATCGGTCCATGTGCGCTTACAGCCGGGTGAGGCTTGCTTACTGATTCAACATCGTCAATGATTTCAGTGATCAAGTAGTTTGAAGGACGAACAAGATGGACGTCGCCGGGGAACTCAATCTACAATGGGTGGGAGACGTAGAGCTCCACGAGGAAGTAATATGCGGCCTGGAGGCGCAGCTGGTAGCGTCGGAAGAGGAGGTGATTGGCGCCTGTGAGGAAGTGACTGTAGAAGAGACCGTTGAGTCTGTTCCTATGGCAGCTACCACAGAGTCTGAGATACTTGTTGTACCTCAGAGCAATGACATGGAGTCAATTTACATTGTACCGCAAGATCAGGGACACgactatttaaatatacaagtTACTGAGGAAGTTATAGCTGATAACTGGGATAGACCTGGTCCTGAAGATGGGTAAGTTTTAgtagagataaaataattttttttaaataattttcttattttttcattatttgaaCCTTTTAACTGCTCGGGCCGAGCCGACGAGACCGGTCGGGCAATGCGCCCGTCTTTATTGCACTGTCTACTCCCCActgcgtatcttttttttttatttttatttttttttaatttttttttaatttttttttttattttttttatttgataaggTAAAATTGATTTGCGAGTATACTCGTCAGGAGCACCACGGGCCCGAAACGCGCCCGACGAGTATACGCGTTCAGAGCAGTTAAAGGGTTAATCGatgtatttgaatttttatatatattcgaaaaatgtatttttttattatatatatttaaaaaatgtattttttattcaaaatttgcCTActaatatattgttttatttatagagTCGAAATTCCAGAAGCTAAAGTAACTCATGATAATCTCTTGGAATATGATGACATGGAGATACCATTACCGGTTGATCAGGATTCCTACCAAAATGCTCGACCATATCCATGTGACTTTTGCAGTCGCAGATTccgaaaaaaagcaaatttgATGAATCACATAGTGGCGCATCAGACAGATCGACCATATGGCTGCAACTTATGCGGAGCTCGCTACGTACGCAAGTGTGATTTAAACAATCACTTAAAGATTCATGCGTACGCGCCGTCGTCGCAGGATGGTCTCGAGGATGATTTAAATGACGAAGATTCGCTAGTTGCCGAAGAGGAGGACGTGATGACCACTGGTAACAAAGGTAGACGCAAAAAGGTACAATCAAGTGCACCACGCAAACGGAAGAACAATGCGGCTGGTATACCAAAACGCAATATCGAGGAAATCAAGATAGAGATGGGCAAGTATGTATATAAACCAGACAATGTTTACAAGGACCTATTGTCTTGCTATGAGGATGAACTGACCGAGGATTATTTTGCACACAGCGGTAATTATGCATCTAGCTCGAGGTGGCAGATGGAAGAGATCTCACCTGCCACAGTTAGACAGCAAGCGCAACAGTGGCCTATTACCGATCCCACAAAACCATATGTTTGCCAGTCATGTGGCATTAGTTTCGCTAGAGAGAAGGCACTTGCGTCTCATGCACGTGTTCATGGTGGCGACAGTCCTTTTGAATGtacttcgtgcggtgacatgTTTTGGGATATCAACAGTTTAAGGGAACATGTACGAATTAAGCATGGTGGCACTATCCCTCAGCAAGTTTCGGATGTAGAGGAATATGAAAATGATGCTACTTACACAGGTGATAGCGAGAAGATCGgagaattttattgtaatatatgtgCAGTACCGTTTCATCGTTTAGATCTACTTAAACGTCATCAGaagtaagtttaattttatattattacgaaaatttacaatataataagtaaattaaaaatttttcaattattaatgttattataagtgttaatattgaaagtatatgtaaaatttaatattacgtataGAGTTCATATAAAATCGGAGACAGACAACATGGAAAGTTCGAGTCAACATCATATGTGCAATGTTTGTGGAGAAGAGTTTGAGGAAGCCCTAGCACTGTTGGCTCATGCTGAATTTCATGCTTCAAGGTATTgacagattttattaatttaccttcggtatcaaatatttgttataattaacttatcaaattaataataatggaCGGAATATATTTGCTGTAATATTTGATCATGTGTAAAACAACTTTAGTTTATTCTTTTGAATTGAATAATTTGAAACGCgtttatatgcatatttattaatttgataatttatttgaaacaaGATCTCCTAGTCGTCGTTGCCTATTATGCGGAGCAAAATGCCGTGATGAAGCAGAAGTCGCGGAGCATTTACGACAAAATCATGCTGAAGATGCACCGCCGAACACGTGTAAATTATGTGGAAGAATGTGCAAGGACAAGCGCAGTTTACTGAAACACTCTTGGATACACAATGTTGATAAGACCTTTGGTTGTACAAAATGCGGAAAACGTTTCCACAGTAAAGCCCGTTTGCGAAGGTGTGAGACAGAATGAGAAAAACCTTGTTGATTTCCTACACCGTATTTTagatttcataaaaatataattttatatatatatatatatatatatatatatatatatatatatattaaatatatattaaatatatatatatatatatatatatatatatttaacatcccacattaaaatatttgtttgtaatatttttgataaaaatacttacattttttatagagtttttctgtttaattgaaaaaatatatatattttttatgtttacaGGCATATGGTGTCGCATCGTAACAAAATGGTAGCATGCGATGAGTGTGGCGAAGAATTTCCCGATGGACGGGCTCTTGTAAGCCATCGTCATTCACATAACAGGGAATTGGGCGGACGTTCCTTCCCATGTCGCGAATGTGGGAAAACGTTTGGCAGTCGTAGTTCACAGCAGATTCATATACGTATCCATACTGGCGAGAGACCATATGGTTGCCGATTTTGTTGGAAGGCTTTTGCAGACGGCGGTACCTTGAGGAAACATGAGCGCATCCACACCGGTGAAAAACCATATGGCTGTGCGATTTGCCCGCGGGCATTTAATCAAAGAGTAAGTTTATtgttaaaatgcataaaaatacaaatacagaaactaaatttttattttattaatttaatttattaaaagaaaaatagtaatGCATTGTATGAGtactatttttcttatattttaatatgtaaaattattcttattttttatttttattttgattgaagtaattaaataaaaaatttgtatttttacagGTGGTTCTTCGAGAACATGTGCGTGCTCATCATTCCGGTCCAGATCCAAAATGTGTGGGCAGTGCAACACCATATGTATGTAAGGTATGTGGAGATTCATGTGCTTCGTCAGAGATGATAGTGGCGCATATTGTGCAGCATTGCGATGATAATACTGCATTGAAACGACAACCACAAACTGGGCCGCGTAAATATAAGAGAAGACGCAAAGCAAAAGTTGAGCCAAATACAGTGGTACGTAGAGACGAGTTTACGTACGATATGATAGAAAATAGTGGAGGCAACATCGTCAGTAATGCCGCCAGTGGTATTGGTGTAAGTAGTGGCAGTGTCAACATTAGTACTGATGTTGGAATTGGTACTGGTACTGGCACTGGCACTGGCACTGGTGGTTCTGATTCAGAAGACAACACTAAGCGGAAACTTGGTAAAAAGAATAAACAGCATCGGTCAAACGTCGAGGAAAGTTATCAAAACGTGTTGAAAAGTTTTGAAAGCTCtctacaaaatataaattcgatCGTCAGTAACtctaaattaaatgtatctaAATCGAAACTATCAAAAAAGAAGCTAcggaaagaagagaaaaagcaaGAAACGCAGGCATCAAATCAGTCGGGTCGGCCGAAGATGATACACACACAAAAAACGCGGGTGCCGGTAGAAGTAGGTAGTGACGGCGCGAAAAAGGGTCAAAAGACGAAGACGATGGTGACTCGGACGCCTAAAGTGATGCCCAATGAGCACAAATCCGGCATCTTTCCGGGTGGCGAACGGAATCGACCGCGCACAAAAAACGTCAGTTATCATGTTGAAGGTAAATCACAGATCACGCCGGCGACGTTCTCTATGAAATCAACGAAGGAAAATACATCTAAAATGTCGACACAACAATTATTGGCGAACATCAAGCAAGAGTCGGGCGTGCAGAAAACTACAAGTGACAGTCATAGAAACAATAATGGTAATATTTTAGCCCTTGGTAAAAATCAGGAGTCgtcaaataagaaaaaatcgTCAACTATCGTAAAGAGGACCAAGAGACAAAGACACACAATAAAACAGGAATTGAACACGACGATCGAGGCAAATCCAGAagagcaacagcagcagcaacagcagcagcaacagttacaaaatattaataataacaacaacaatattaataataatactgtGAATAATAGCGACCCGGTACGACTGATGGAAGATGCAGTGGATGGCAGCAATCTAGAAGTAGCTTTTGAAGCGAGCGTTGTTACAGCTCAAGATGACGAGAGCGAAAGCATGTTACAACAGAACACTGTACAAGAAGTGGGTAATGGGGACAACGTTAAGCTTAGTGTCAAAGTGGAGTCGGCACCGCAAACGAGGATGCTCGTACATAGTGTTATTACACCGATAGACGATGTCCCTGAAACGATAATACCGGACACGGTGGAGTATACGTGCGAGATGTGTGCTGCAGTGTTTTCCAGCCGTGCCGAGTTATTGGTGCACGTGCCGATACacatttgatttaataatttgtccGAGCCAAAGAGCGGCGCGGAAGTTTGTTCTACTTTAAGTATACTTGTTTAATCAAATGCATAATTGTTTATCACGGCTAAGGTTTGTTGTTTTAGAAGAGGCGACAATCGTTGAGTTCTCTATCAAATATTATCGTTATCTTTATcacttatttttcttttcttatactttttattctttgatCTTTATTAAACACCACGATTCCATTACTTATAACTCCATTAAACACAgttaaaatttcgtttttgcttatttttaattctatctaCATCGCTCGAGAATTGTttctttgtattatattataaatgaaacttttctaaaattatctctttttcAGATGTTTTAAAGTATATGGATAAATGATTAACTATAACAGAATTCAGTATGACGAATTGTACaataatgtatgtatatgtgtatatattttgtatacaTCACATATGCATCGTGATATacacataatatatatttatctcgaTTATTATGACATAAagtaaatgatttattttacattgtatCTGACACACCCAACTCGTCATTTCATCTATTTTATACCATTTAGGATTTGGATTTGGTtctgaatttataatattgaaacgtGACACATTGGCGAAATTCtagttttacaattttctacTTCAAAAAGTACTATGACACAAGCTAAATTGAAaagcaaaatagaaaaagaaggaTTTTAAacaacaatataatttaatctttggATTTTTctaaagattctttttttatggAGAATTTTTGTGCACCCGCGCTCACTTGTCTTAGATATCAATCGGTGGAGTGAATCTATTTCACTTTTTCAGAGACTTCTGTTTGATAGCAAAGCATAAGAGAATTCTGGATAGCACTTTTAGTAATGAAGAACCTCGTAAAGTACCTCTAGTTTGGATGTCACCATTGTCGTCtgaataatatactttttaatgacgatatttttactatataattgcttaaaattatttataataatgatcCAAGATTCACTTGACTCGCAGAATCCATTGAGATCGAGGAAAGTCAAGTGCTGAGTTGTTacgatttttattctaatattcagtgctttaaataaatattacttttacgtGTATCATATAatctttgtaattatataacattattttatcaattcaaCAGTTGTTCCTCCAGAGGGAATATTTGTGTCAAAAATAAGATatcgatataatttcaaacaattatatatgaatacatattaaagaataaaaaaacattaaagaaATTAGTGACGACCTTAGAAAAATCGTCAAAAATgcaactaataaaaaaaaaaaaaaaaaaaaaaaaagaaagatttattGTATACAGAATAACTGTACAACACTGCACGTAGAATATATTGCGTGAATATCAATTTCTATTTGTAACTCAATTTTAGTGTATGTTTCGCGAGAGATCATATAATCACCTTTTTGAATCAATTCTTTAAATGAAATGCGAATCTcacgcgaaataaatgtataattatgatcacaattttacgaaatgaaaaagaatagAACATCGATATAAATGTTGTCTCGAACACTAAGCAATGACCGTGCCGCATCTATTACCGTATAAAAATGGATTTTTGTTGGATTTAAAGTgtcaaattttacaaaattaatgtttttgtATATACGTTAGTTTTTTAAGTTGTGTTTTTGataccagaaaaaaaatatcatatgTATGCATACACATGTTTCACATTACATGTATTATATAGGTACATAATACATGTATTATGTAGGTACATAATACATGTAggtatatgtaaatatagTATATGCACGTGAATATATGTGATATGAAATGTATAAATtcataattgtaaaaatgtcCTATGGAAGTTACTTTTAACCCATAATAAATGgctataaatttgttatttgtGGTTGCAAATGATGCAATATGAaagagattaatattttatatttatattttaaattactttgaaaAGATATATTTCCTATTATTAGATTTGTCAATTTTccacgtatttatttatttattttattaatgaatttaCCGGGTTATGTGATTGAATGATTTTCGCCACTTAATTAGATACATAAATTAAGGTCATTACATATTAATCgagaagtatttttttttatcctaaattgtttaaattatacagTTATTTCAAAGATAAGCGTAATACgtgagatattatttttcgggaatatattaaaattttttacgggaCACTTTTTCTAGCAATGAAAACTATGAAATCTATAATGTGCAAACCTTGCATCGTTTTCTCGAATTTTTCGATAACGCTATCGTGAtagcgatatttttattaatcatatcGTATGCTCCAGGTATCAAAAACaactcatttttatattatacaacatgatataattttaatgttgaTAGAAGACAGAGAGAATGAATAAACGGATGactgaaatagaaaaaaaagagataataaCGCACATTGTAAAATATGCTATACGTAGAAGAATGATTGCTTACCGaatgtttagaaaaaaagaaaaaccactGAATGTATCTTTACTCGACGTTGACACGTGTACTTTagatatttgtatttataccTTCACACTGATTAAGGCAATTAATCAAacgaaaaatggaaaaaaaaaaaaaagaaaagataaaacgataaaaaaaaagaaaaaaaagaaagaaaccgaGCGCGTGTTCTATTTTTGTAGCTAAAACGTATTTTgaatacgataaaaattttcgcattctcgaaaCGCGTTTTTTCGCGATAAGATGTACATTTTATTGTTTGATACTGTGATGAAAAACGACGTGCAGTGCCTATCCAGAACTTCGTTTTCATTTTCAtgagaaagggaaaaattagagaaaaaaaaatacagaaccGATTGAAGGGTCATTGGACTTTAACGAGAAAATTCGACGGTaaacagaataaaatttagcaaGCAAGTCAGAAAAGAATCCTTTGGACAAACGTGAGATTGGACGAGACCGCATCGGTGACGAattgtaacattaaaaagataatcaagcgaaaatttaaaaaagtgatAGAGATGTTATATTGTAATCGATTTGTCGCCTCaaagttcttttattttattttatttttatcagcaaCTAAATTCCTTTAGTCAGATCTGAAAATCAGAGCGTCACGACACCGATGAAGGAACTGGCGACAAAAGATCTACTACTCGGCACGATCTTATCTGATCTTGACGATTTCTTCGTTTTGAAAAGCGCTTAACTGTATCGTAGCATTTTCTATCGCATGCCACTACGCTGCACGGATAAGGCTAACACACGACTTCCTTGTAGCAATATTACAtagatttatatgtacatgtacGACACGAAGGGCAGAGGCACTTCGTGTGACGATCCCGGAAAAAAGAGTTGATTGTTGTAACGGCACGAGGTGATCCTCACTTGTACAGTCGCAAAAATTATGCTTCAGGGATGAAAATTATATGACCAATgtaagatataaaaagaaaaaaaaacaatgccggaaatttatgtatgtaaatatatatacttacaCGTACACGGGAAGCGCATTACTGGAAAAGTTGCACGAGCAAACAGTATGGTCTTCCTCGCTTTTCTATATGGAAAGACTCCACCGTACGCGATTACATTTCTGCGTTACATCGCTATGGATGTATCTTCGATACacttattcaaattaattaaagccgcAAGATGGATTATGATGCTATTACATCTAGGGACTGAAGTGTACAAGCGATGCGAGCTGGAAAAAGACGTATTAGAACGAAACGGTAAAGTCAAGCGAGGCAGAATGAAGCAACATTATATGTGAGGTATATATGTACGCATACCTTTTTCAAGCGCGAGAAGTCACTCGTACATAATGTAAGTAATTGTGTAACTTTTCTATAGTTATAAAGCAGAACGTAGAGTAAGATTAGCTGTAGGGTATAACAAAGTATGTTGCACGATGAAGATTTCACACGTtcgaaaagggaaaaaaggtAGCAAGGAGTGACGATGTACGTATGCATGTGGAACggtaaaagaaggaaaaaaaaaaaaaaaagtatgtttTACGTTACATTTTACCACTACATATTGTAAACTAAAGTCCaagatagatatatatatatacatatatatatatatatatatatgtagattTGTAAGCACCCTGTCAAAAATAAGAGAAGGGTCCGTTCTCCAGCGACATTGCCAGAACTGGCATGTGGACACGTATCAGTTTTGCCAGAAACGGCAGTAGAAGAAGAAATATACAATGTAAATAATTCGATTACTTGGACATGGTATAGCGGTTTACTGTTAATCGTagttgtatttttctttctttctcattgAATAAATCATcgatagatatatatgtacatatatatatatatatataaatatatatacgcgttATACGTGCGTTTCTATTCAACTATATCACCTATATATATTTGCACGTATAGGTTTgtcttcaaattaattatgtatctttattattattgatataattattattattataattataattcattgctactattattaatattaaaattttagataattaatgtTTGTCATATATTGTCATTTTAAGAATTGAAATAGGAAGAGGAATAGAAAAGACAAAGAGAACAATGTACAACTGAATGTTACCTGTGAACCGGCACCTCTTCGATATTAGGAGTTtgttttaataagaaattgaataattaaatgttcgTTGATCTTAATACtattgttaaaactttattgatatttaatgtatCGATGTTCCGTGATATTCTGACTAGacctttttttaaacttagaATCGAATTTTTCTGATCGTAATTCCATAGAGCGTAATTTGAGATCGCACttagctattttatttttacttccaCTGATTGAGCTCAATATTtgattgtttaaattattggtTCCCTTAGCTAGGGAATAAAGTCGCAGACCGCGTAGATTTCTTTCTCAAACCCCATGCAAATGACGGAAGAGATTATTAAAATCGCACCAGTCAGGCTGGTCGACGTAGGTTTTTCGCCGAATATGTAAACCTGGATAAGATACGCCAGGATGATGTCCAATGATCGGGTGACCGATACTTTACCCGCGCTCTCGATCTTCAAAGCCTTGGTCACCAGCACCTGGCCGGTGAGGCCAGTTAATGCCACCAGTAGAATCTGGCTCCAAGTAGACCAGTCATGTGGCAGCCGAAATTTATGGAGCTCGTGACCGATACCGTGACCAGAGAccgtgaaataaaagaatacagCGGAGGCAAATGACCAGCACGACAGATTTAGCACCAGAATAGAGTAATGTATCTCCGAACACTTTCTCATGACTACGATGTTGAGCGCTGTAAAAAAGGTGGCTAAGATAGCGCACAGATACCCCATGAGATTGTAGCCTTCGGTACGGTGCATCTAAAAGAGCCAGAGAAATACACAGCAAAGACAGTTTGATTCGCGTTTTCGTCTACTTAACTTAAacttaatacatttttaattgtcaattaaaatttttttttttttcagtttttaaagAGAATCCACAGTGATTTATTCACTTGTCGGACTCGTTTTTATCGATTaatacttttgtattttttgtcgAGACCCCGCTCggtttacgtaattttttttaagtttttttttaattacctggAATATGAAAGGTGGTCTGGCAACGAGGACAACTCCTGCCAAAAGTGTGCAAACTACTACTACACGCAGGACACCGCATGGTTCTTTTAGAAAGAGGAAAGACAGCGCGATGACGATCACCGGCGAGCTGAAGATAATTGTGGTGGCATCACCTAAAGGTAATTCTCGAAAGCTGTAATACAGCAACGATAAGGTCATACCACCTACAAGtccctgaaaaaaaaagaaaaactattaattaaaatgcacaATTTCGTACGTTTTGTCTTTACATCTCTATTTTTCTAATGAGAGAAGCTTCACTAATACAAGTAAACGCAGATGTtatgaataatattcattGCTGATCTATCCGGCTTAATGTAATGATACAGGTTGTATAAAAGATTCCGACGCTTGTGAATACGTCTAATCATTTACATATACACGTAATCAGATAAGACGAAAACgattactttaaaaaagaCTGACGTTTAAATTGATGGCATCAGattaatagataaatattaattatattataatacattaaaaacattgacaattaaagattaataattccTTTTCTTTGCAGAAAATCGGCACAAACATGCTAAATTTAGGATTAATTAACGGCCAAGTTTTACCTGAAAATGTATAAGTATTCGTTGGCCAGAAGGACCGAAGAGATCACCAGATGATTTGCAGGCGACGATGGACATTGTCAGAATCTGTACTACAGCGCGGATGGCCAGCAGAATCATGGGATCCACGTTGCGGATTGCTTTGACCAGGGCGGAACTGATAGTAAAAAAAGTGCCTGACAAAAATGCCAGGAATACCCCATACCACTTGGTACCATCCCGATAAGTGGCCCCGTTGTTGGCGAATTGCTCGGTATAAAGATAGGCTGGATGGATGCTGTTGTAAGAAGCCGTGGATTCTATGCTGAACTTCATTGCGGTCTGTATGTTGAAAACACCGAGACAAGAATAGGCGACGAGATCAGTGGACAATCGACACTTGGTCTAAATCGTTACTGTCTTCGCCCGCCGTCGCATCTGCGTCTCTATCCGTTAGCAATTAGCATAACTTAGTCGACCAACGGATTATTGCAGATTAATGATGTCAAGAAGATTCGGTCGAGTGGAGtgacgatataaaaattgtcaatACAaactgatgaaaataaaaggattCCTTTTTTTGAGGATAGAAAGCTGTAAATGCCAATTagttaatagaaataatgcggatatatacgtataagattataatattcgcgagtaaaattaatttgatttaaaccttaatttatttgtacaaatttatgtaattcaatttgaaaaaataaagttcTTTAAAAAGACTGATTATTTgcttatttaaagaatttgtTCATTCCTAAtcacttaaaatatttttagaaaaatatattataaaatatataataaaatataactttttttcgttGTCGATAAGTTTCATTGGCaagaaatgttatttaataaaatccaaCTTGCTTTAATGATGGAatgtgaatataaaattaatcttttccAAACTGCAGTTTATTGGGCGGTTGATCGACGCGATAAAGCGTAGTTGCCATACTGAAGTAACCCACATACTCGATAGTATCCGGCGTTGTATCAATATGATAATGTCCACCCAACTTATTATCATCGAAGGCACTATGGAAGTGCTGAACTCTGAGATCCAAGTCCTATCAACGAAATGCGTACTTTAATCGAGAatttaaagaggaaaaaaaaaataatattctgaaatttttttttttttttttttcaaagattgaaaattttttgGAGCTTACTGTTTCGGCGCTAACAAACGTGCCGACAGCGATCAAAGGAGTCTGCATATCGTAGAAACGCAGCCAGTTGTTAAGGTCTGCCTCTGTAGTCAATGGGGTGTTTGAAAAATCTGGCATAACATGCTGTTTCACTTTTCCGTTTTTTACCTCAAACGTGCCACCCAAACCTATGTTCAGATAGATATTTTATGGtcagttaaatttttatattaataattttatatcacaaTAGCAATTGGTGATATACTTACCTACGAGATTATCCCCGTAACGTTTTTCCAGCTCTTTCTGCATGCACGATATAAAATCTAGTTTGCCAGTACGCTTTTTAGCTCGTACTTTTATAACTTTCTCCCGTTTTCCTTCGCAAAGATATAAATTAGCCAACAATGCAAAAGTTGCTTCGTCCTGATTACGAGCTAATCGTTGTAATACACATTCCCCAGTGGACTCAAGTACACTTGCATAATGCGTTTCATTTACAATTGCCATTTCTTCTGAATATCCCGTTGAGACTTTATCgtttattaagtttaatttcataataagCTGAAACAAATGCTTAGTAAatgtttgcttttttttcttagactAGAAATTGAATATTCGAATATtagtttaattgaaataattgttttaagcAACATACTTCACAATTTGAGCCTACACGTGGCCATGGACCAGCTCCTGCACCAATGGCAAGAGTATTGTGcttgtaatttaaatgttgCAGCAATGTCTTaagattgtaatatttttctctctggAAAGTAGGTAGAAGATATGATGGACCACCAACGTCCAAAATAACTGGGTCACCACACAGacctagaaaaaaaaaattaaaattagataaaatttgaaaaaaattgttccaTATGTTTTTCTGTCTTTTTATGAATACCTTCTCGAGGAAAATTGTAGGGCCATTCCATGAAGTTAGGACAATCAGCTAATTCAACACTAGCTTCCGCAAAATTCTTAGTCACTCCTTCTCTCAAGACTGTGATTAGAACAAAAGTTATATCATCTCattactatttcttt contains:
- the LOC139113150 gene encoding zinc finger protein 91 isoform X1 — its product is MDVAGELNLQWVGDVELHEEVICGLEAQLVASEEEVIGACEEVTVEETVESVPMAATTESEILVVPQSNDMESIYIVPQDQGHDYLNIQVTEEVIADNWDRPGPEDGVEIPEAKVTHDNLLEYDDMEIPLPVDQDSYQNARPYPCDFCSRRFRKKANLMNHIVAHQTDRPYGCNLCGARYVRKCDLNNHLKIHAYAPSSQDGLEDDLNDEDSLVAEEEDVMTTGNKGRRKKVQSSAPRKRKNNAAGIPKRNIEEIKIEMGKYVYKPDNVYKDLLSCYEDELTEDYFAHSGNYASSSRWQMEEISPATVRQQAQQWPITDPTKPYVCQSCGISFAREKALASHARVHGGDSPFECTSCGDMFWDINSLREHVRIKHGGTIPQQVSDVEEYENDATYTGDSEKIGEFYCNICAVPFHRLDLLKRHQKVHIKSETDNMESSSQHHMCNVCGEEFEEALALLAHAEFHASRSPSRRCLLCGAKCRDEAEVAEHLRQNHAEDAPPNTCKLCGRMCKDKRSLLKHSWIHNVDKTFGCTKCGKRFHSKARLRRHMVSHRNKMVACDECGEEFPDGRALVSHRHSHNRELGGRSFPCRECGKTFGSRSSQQIHIRIHTGERPYGCRFCWKAFADGGTLRKHERIHTGEKPYGCAICPRAFNQRVVLREHVRAHHSGPDPKCVGSATPYVCKVCGDSCASSEMIVAHIVQHCDDNTALKRQPQTGPRKYKRRRKAKVEPNTVVRRDEFTYDMIENSGGNIVSNAASGIGVSSGSVNISTDVGIGTGTGTGTGTGGSDSEDNTKRKLGKKNKQHRSNVEESYQNVLKSFESSLQNINSIVSNSKLNVSKSKLSKKKLRKEEKKQETQASNQSGRPKMIHTQKTRVPVEVGSDGAKKGQKTKTMVTRTPKVMPNEHKSGIFPGGERNRPRTKNVSYHVEGKSQITPATFSMKSTKENTSKMSTQQLLANIKQESGVQKTTSDSHRNNNGNILALGKNQESSNKKKSSTIVKRTKRQRHTIKQELNTTIEANPEEQQQQQQQQQQLQNINNNNNNINNNTVNNSDPVRLMEDAVDGSNLEVAFEASVVTAQDDESESMLQQNTVQEVGNGDNVKLSVKVESAPQTRMLVHSVITPIDDVPETIIPDTVEYTCEMCAAVFSSRAELLVHVPIHI